A genome region from Arachis duranensis cultivar V14167 chromosome 6, aradu.V14167.gnm2.J7QH, whole genome shotgun sequence includes the following:
- the LOC107495298 gene encoding pentatricopeptide repeat-containing protein At2g15690, mitochondrial-like → MLNLCEGTRSLEYGKRVHEFLRRSRFRGEVELNNRLIGMYGKCGNMNIARNVFDRMPERNMSSWHLMIIGYTENGAGNDALLVFQEMKEAGTRPESETFALVLAACAREEAVEEGLLHFESMKEYGIVSTMEHYMEVINILGNAGQLNEAEEFIESKPFQPEDDIWEALRNFGRIHGDIDLEDRAEELLACLNPSKAIADKLPTPPRKKQFAINMLEEKNRVAENQCAVPYKEADEKLKSLSG, encoded by the coding sequence ATGTTGAATTTGTGCGAGGGTACGAGGTCGCTTGAGTATGGGAAAAGGGTTCATGAGTTCTTGAGAAGATCGAGGTTTCGAGGGGAGGTTGAATTGAACAATAGGTTGATTGGAATGTATGGGAAATGTGGTAACATGAATATTGCACGCAATGTGTTTGATCGAATGCCAGAGAGAAACATGAGTTCTTGGCACTTGATGATCATTGGATACACTGAAAATGGAGCTGGTAATGATGCTTTGTTGGTTTTTCAGGAGATGAAGGAGGCAGGGACACGGCCTGAGAGTGAAACTTTTGCATTGGTTTTGGCTGCGTGTGCAAGGGAAGAAGCTGTAGAGGAAGGATTATTGCACTTTGAATCAATGAAGGAGTATGGAATTGTTTCCACCATGGAGCATTACATGGAGGTCATTAACATTCTGGGTAATGCCGGTCAGTTGAATGAAGCTGAGGAGTTCATTGAGAGTAAGCCATTTCAGCCTGAAGATGACATTTGGGAGGCTCTTCGAAATTTTGGTAGGATTCATGGAGATATAGATCTTGAGGATCGTGCGGAGGAGTTGTTGGCATGTCTAAATCCTTCAAAGGCCATTGCTGATAAGCTTCCAACACCTCCAAGGAAGAAACAGTTTGCAATTAACATGCTAGAGGAGAAGAATAGAGTGGCCGAGAATCAGTGTGCCGTTCCGTATAAAGAGGCTGATGAGAAATTGAAGAGTTTGAGTGGCTAG
- the LOC107495358 gene encoding uncharacterized protein LOC107495358 encodes MRRIFYLLSESKKLIAATNPASKLRFNALRSFCDHSLLRPQNRPGPLVQYKNLVEQGKLKHDPYQEGVASELENLLARLEKYEKDMEEYHIKLSEWEKSRESERRKLLTEEVEQQQKDEDWWKRLNNKLVDRWSSRKKPENMEPGVGKWVSYLKREKKLDSLVGRRPTAPPAPKGLYIYGNVGTGKTMLMDMFYSATEGIVKHRRRYHFHEAMLRINEHMHKIWKTQMEEKSLQSSIAGWIMNLPFDTKAKEWLAAEERYKQEMQMKNILPAVADEFFLNQEEDRKGASILCFDEIQTVDVFAIVALSGILSRLLSSGTIIVATSNRAPKDLNEAGMQREIFQKLVSKLEQHCENVLVGSEVDYRRFIAQRSANQMHYFWPIEPEAANKFEKKWHDVTGRFGGRIISNTISVMFGRTLEVPESCEGVARFTFEYLCGRPLGAADYIAVAENYHTVFISDIPVMSMRIRDKARRFITLIDELYNHHCCLCCLASSSIDELFQGTEDGTLFDLESFQFETETEGAKLRRDVLAEGNVGSGGTPVGITSILSGQEEMFAFHRAVSRLVEMQTPLYLDGVRDVHPYFQRQRRRSQKSSGSLLSEASI; translated from the exons ATGAGAAGAATATTCTATCTTCTCTCTGAGTCCAAGAAGCTCATTGCAGCAACAAACCCAGCTTCCAAGCTTCGTTTCAATGCGCTTCGCTCTTTTTGCGATCACTCTCTCCTTCGCCCACAAAACCGTCCAG GGCCGCTTGTGCAGTATAAGAATCTAGTGGAGCAAGGGAAGTTGAAGCATGATCCATACCAAGAGGGTGTTGCTTCAGAGCTTGAGAACTTGCTTGCAAGGTTGGAGAAGTATGAGAAAGATATGGAAGAATATCAT ATAAAACTATCTGAATGGGAGAAGAGTAGGGAGAGTGAACGGCGAAAGCTTCTCACGGAGGAAGTTGAGCAGCAGCAGAAAGACGAGGATTGGTGGAAGCGGTTGAACAATAAACTTGTTGATAGATGGTCCTCCCG TAAGAAACCAGAAAATATGGAGCCAGGGGTCGGAAAATGGGTGTCATATCTGAAACGTGAGAAGAAGTTGGATTCACTAGTTGGTCGCCGTCCTACTGCTCCTCCAGCCCCAAAAGGACTTTACATATATGGCAATGTTGGCACAG GGAAGACAATGCTGATGGACATGTTTTACAGTGCCACTGAGGGAATAGTTAAACATCGAAGAAGGTATCACTTCCATGAG GCCATGCTTAGAATAAATGAACACATGCACAAGATATGGAAAACTCAAATGGAAGAGAAGTCCTTGCAGTCTAGCATTGCTGGTTGGATTATGAATCTTCCTTTTGACACAAAAGCTAAGGAGTGGCTGGCTGCAGAGGAAAGGTACAAGCAAGAGATGCAGATGAAAAACATACTTCCAGCTGTAGCAGATGAATTTTTCCTGAATCAAGAAGAGGACAGAAAGGGGGCTAGTATTTTGTGCTTTGATGAAATACAG ACTGTTGATGTATTTGCTATTGTGGCTTTATCTGGAATTCTAAGCAGATTACTGAGCAGTGGAACCATTATTGTGGCAACCAGTAATCGAGCGCCGAAGGATTTAAATGAG GCTGGTATGCAACGGGAAATCTTCCAAAAACTTGTATCCAAGTTGGAACAGCATTGTGAGAATGTATTAGTAGGAAGTGAAGTTGACTACCGTCGGTTTATAGCACAGAGATCAGCAAATCAG ATGCACTATTTCTGGCCCATTGAACCAGAAGCTGCCAATAAATTCGAGAAGAAGTGGCATGACGTAACAGGAAGGTTTGGAGGAAGAATAATCAGCAACACCATCTCAGTGATGTTTGGAAG GACACTTGAGGTTCCTGAAAGTTGTGAGGGAGTTGCACGCTTCACGTTTGAGTATCTCTGTGGTCGTCCG TTGGGTGCAGCTGACTATATTGCAGTTGCTGAAAACTATCACACTGTTTTCATATCTGATATTCCAGTGATGAGTATGCGCATCCGTGACAAG gCAAGGAGATTTATAACCCTAATTGACGAGTTGTACAATCATCATTGCTGCCTTTGTTGCTTGGCATCCTCCTCaattgatgaattatttcaaGGAACTGAGGATGGCACACTTTTTGACTTGGAGAG TTTCCAGTTTGAAACAGAGACCGAAGGTGCTAAACTTCGCCGTGATGTCTTAGCAGAAGGCAATGTGGGCTCAGGAGGTACTCCTGTTGGTATCACATCCATATTATCTGGTCAAGAAGAGATGTTTGCCTTTCATAGAGCT GTTTCGCGCCTTGTAGAAATGCAAACGCCATTGTACTTGGATGGAGTTCGCGATGTCCATCCTTATTTTCAGAGGCAACGTAGGAGATCTCAAAAATCTAGTGGCAGCTTACTCTCTGAGGCATCAATCTGA
- the LOC107495357 gene encoding pentatricopeptide repeat-containing protein At4g21065-like translates to MNHSIRTKLSRAITNLALQLPSYTSERRLAEQTCLTLLHSCNTLTNLTQIHTIILKLGLHNNPLVLTKFASTSSDLNAIHYASSFLFSPSNNNNNLLLYDAFLFNTVIRAYAQTAGSKFKALEFYKTMFSYGVLPNKFTYPFVLKACAGIGDLNLGKMVHGSLVKFGFDDDRHVQNTMIHMYCCCGEGVEFARKVFDESPKIDSVTWSAMIGGYARLGRSMEAVGLFREMQVKGVVSDDVTIVCVLSACTDLGALELGKWLESYVERKKIPKSVELCNALIDMFAKCGDVDKALELFRQMSFRTIVSWTSVIVGLAMHGRGLEAVSLFNMMIEQRVAPDDVAFIGVLSACSHSGLVNKGHYYFNSMEKNFSIVPKIEHYGCMVDLLSRAGLVKEALEFVQKMPINPNQIIWRSIITACHARGEFKLGESISKKLIRSEPMQESNYVLLSNIYAKLLRWEKKTKVREMMDLKGMKKIPGSTMIELNNEMYEFVAGDKSHNQSKQIYEMMDEMGREIKRAGYVPTTSQVLLDIDEEDKEDALYRHSEKIAIAFSLLNTPPGTPIRLVKNLRVCEDCHSATKFISKVYNREIVVRDRNRFHHFKNGVCSCKDFW, encoded by the coding sequence ATGAATCATTCCATCAGAACCAAGCTTTCACGTGCAATTACCAACTTAGCCCTCCAACTCCCTTCTTATACCTCCGAACGCAGACTAGCAGAACAAACCTGCTTGACCCTCCTTCATTCTTGCAACACTCTCACCAACCTCACACAAATCCACACCATCATCCTCAAATTGGGTCTCCATAACAACCCTCTTGTTCTCACCAAGTTCGCTTCAACATCTTCTGATCTCAATGCCATTCACTATGCTTCTTCATTCCTATTCTCCCcctctaataataataacaatctcTTATTGTATGATGCATTCTTGTTTAACACTGTTATCAGGGCTTATGCTCAAACGGCTGGCTCAAAGTTTAAGGCTCTGGAGTTTTACAAAACCATGTTTAGCTATGGCGTTTTGCCAAATAAGTTCACGTACCCTTTTGTGCTCAAGGCGTGTGCTGGCATTGGTGACTTGAATTTGGGGAAAATGGTTCATGGATCTTTGGTGAAGTTTGGTTTTGATGATGATCGTCATGTACAGAACACTATGATTCACATGTATTGTTGTTGTGGGGAAGGGGTTGAGTTTGCTCGGAAGGTGTTTGATGAAAGTCCCAAGATTGATTCCGTTACTTGGAGTGCTATGATTGGTGGATATGCGCGTCTCGGGCGGTCTATGGAAGCTGTTGGATTGTTTAGGGAAATGCAGGTTAAGGGTGTTGTATCTGACGATGTCACCATTGTTTGTGTGTTGTCTGCTTGTACCGATTTGGGTGCACTTGAGCTTGGGAAGTGGTTAGAGTCTTATGTTGAGAGGAAGAAAATACCAAAGTCAGTGGAGCTCTGCAATGCTTTGATAGACATGTTTGCAAAGTGTGGTGATGTTGACAAAGCTCTGGAACTGTTTAGACAAATGAGTTTTCGCACTATAGTTTCATGGACTTCGGTGATTGTTGGTTTGGCAATGCATGGCCGCGGCTTAGAGGCTGTTTCGTTGTTTAATATGATGATTGAGCAAAGGGTGGCACCTGATGATGTTGCATTTATTGGGGTCCTCTCTGCTTGTAGCCACTCCGGGCTGGTCAATAAAGGACATTACTATTTCAATTCAATGGAGAAGAACTTCAGCATTGTGCCAAAGATTGAACATTATGGATGTATGGTGGATCTGTTAAGTAGAGCTGGACTTGTCAAGGAGGCTTTGGAATTTGTTCAAAAAATGCCTATTAACCCAAACCAAATCATCTGGAGAAGCATAATCACTGCTTGTCATGCTCGTGGTGAGTTCAAGCTTGGAGAGAGCATCTCAAAAAAACTTATCAGAAGTGAGCCAATGCAAGAGTCTAACTATGTACTGCTTTCAAACATTTACGCAAAATTGCTTCGCTGGGAGAAAAAGACCAAGGTTAGAGAGATGATGGATTTGAAAGGGATGAAGAAGATCCCAGGAAGCACCATGATTGAACTGAATAATGAGATGTATGAGTTTGTCGCTGGAGATAAGTCACATAATCAGTCGAAACAAATATATGAAATGATGGACGAGATGGGAAGGGAGATAAAGAGGGCTGGCTATGTGCCTACAACCTCACAGGTATTGCTTGacattgatgaagaagacaaaGAAGATGCTTTGTATAGACACAGTGAAAAAATTGCCATAGCTTTTTCTCTTTTGAATACACCCCCTGGCACACCCATTAGACTCGTGAAAAACTTGCGTGTCTGTGAAGATTGTCATTCTGCTACTAAGTTCATATCTAAGGTTTATAACAGAGAGATTGTGGTGAGAGACCGCAATCGGTTCCACCATTTCAAGAATGGTGTGTGCTCCTGTAAAGACTTCTGGTGA